The Leptolyngbya sp. 'hensonii' genome has a segment encoding these proteins:
- a CDS encoding DUF4079 domain-containing protein — protein MDLPSFLWLWKIAAWSMGFSILAYLILAGSGTVLLFARMTDRQRPDWLRPFHYWTGGVMVGLVLLLLAIGIVGTIGHYGTLGHSFHLLAGTIVVGLVLASVWSAAQISIGASWARSLHRGINLCLFVGFAWVSWTGWVVVQKYLP, from the coding sequence TTGGATCTGCCTTCTTTTCTCTGGCTCTGGAAAATTGCAGCCTGGTCTATGGGCTTCTCTATCCTGGCCTATCTGATTCTGGCAGGCAGCGGCACGGTGCTGCTTTTCGCACGCATGACTGACAGGCAGCGGCCTGACTGGCTGCGCCCATTCCACTATTGGACGGGTGGGGTGATGGTTGGTCTCGTCCTCCTACTCCTGGCCATCGGCATTGTGGGCACGATCGGCCATTACGGCACGCTGGGTCATTCTTTTCACCTGCTAGCCGGGACGATCGTTGTTGGGTTGGTGCTGGCCTCTGTCTGGAGTGCTGCCCAGATCAGCATTGGCGCGTCCTGGGCTCGATCGTTGCATCGGGGGATCAATCTCTGCTTGTTTGTGGGATTCGCCTGGGTTTCGTGGACGGGGTGGGTTGTTGTTCAGAAGTATTTACCTTGA
- the thyX gene encoding FAD-dependent thymidylate synthase: protein MDRFTVEVISQTPKPQQVIYAAMHQDYAEGFVWDDRDHWPDDTKAGEIIVKNLLAGNRGHYGPLEHPQIVLNCGWFPHSTMQQIRTHRVGVSFDVQSFRYTGQRIIDVVEGKRDVEEVFYLRPLGSYSDRQGTHYTYTPEQRQEDVAWCLSACQRYAERIRQGLSEEHARGVIPFDVRQHWVLSANVRSLLHLLDLRWKADAQLEAQKLCELIWPHFQQWVPDIAAWYETNRLKKARLAP from the coding sequence ATGGACCGCTTTACTGTCGAAGTCATTTCCCAAACTCCCAAGCCGCAGCAGGTGATCTATGCGGCTATGCACCAGGACTATGCTGAAGGCTTTGTTTGGGACGATCGCGATCACTGGCCTGATGACACTAAAGCAGGGGAGATTATTGTCAAAAACCTGCTGGCAGGGAATCGGGGCCACTACGGTCCTCTGGAGCATCCCCAGATTGTCCTCAACTGTGGCTGGTTTCCCCACTCCACCATGCAGCAGATTCGAACTCACCGGGTCGGCGTCAGTTTCGATGTCCAGAGTTTTCGTTACACCGGACAGCGAATTATTGATGTCGTTGAAGGCAAACGCGATGTAGAGGAAGTTTTCTATCTGCGGCCTTTGGGCTCCTACTCCGATCGCCAGGGCACCCATTACACCTATACGCCGGAGCAGCGGCAAGAGGATGTTGCCTGGTGTCTCTCGGCCTGTCAACGCTATGCAGAGCGCATTCGGCAGGGACTTTCAGAGGAGCATGCGCGGGGGGTGATTCCGTTTGATGTCCGGCAGCACTGGGTGCTGTCTGCTAATGTCCGATCGCTCCTGCATTTACTCGACCTGCGCTGGAAAGCAGATGCACAATTGGAAGCCCAGAAATTATGTGAGCTGATTTGGCCCCACTTTCAGCAATGGGTTCCGGACATCGCTGCCTGGTATGAAACCAATCGTTTAAAGAAGGCTCGTCTAGCTCCTTAA
- a CDS encoding 4'-phosphopantetheinyl transferase superfamily protein, producing MQLPEDCLAELARTLSPEEWDRSQGLGRPELRCRFIASRGMLRSLLGQYLGELPERIRFSYGDRGKPSLADSPVNLQFNLSHSQDLVLYAFAYQIRVGVDGEHRRLIRALARLARRFFSDREYGAIAALPPDQQTDRFLQVWACREAYLKAIGEGLVGLGNMEIRGLEQGTPVVWLWREAEWQPANQWRLHLLQPDPGYVAALAIENGDQYQLACWSFPNWPGQAME from the coding sequence TTGCAGTTGCCAGAGGATTGTTTGGCAGAACTGGCACGGACCCTGTCTCCGGAGGAGTGGGATCGATCGCAGGGATTAGGCCGTCCGGAGTTGCGCTGCCGGTTTATTGCCAGTCGGGGGATGCTGCGATCGCTGCTGGGGCAATATTTAGGGGAACTGCCTGAGCGCATTCGGTTCTCTTATGGCGATCGGGGTAAGCCTTCCCTGGCGGACTCTCCTGTCAATCTGCAGTTCAATCTTTCCCATAGCCAGGATTTGGTTCTGTATGCCTTTGCCTATCAGATACGGGTGGGTGTGGATGGGGAGCACAGGCGTCTGATCCGAGCATTGGCCAGACTAGCACGGCGCTTTTTTTCCGATCGGGAATATGGGGCGATTGCGGCCCTGCCACCAGACCAACAAACAGACCGATTCTTACAGGTTTGGGCCTGCCGGGAGGCTTACCTGAAGGCGATCGGGGAAGGGCTGGTGGGTCTGGGAAACATGGAAATTCGGGGCCTGGAGCAAGGGACTCCAGTCGTCTGGCTCTGGCGGGAGGCCGAGTGGCAACCTGCAAACCAATGGAGGCTTCATCTATTACAACCTGATCCAGGGTATGTGGCAGCTCTGGCGATCGAAAATGGCGATCAGTACCAGCTTGCCTGCTGGTCATTCCCGAACTGGCCGGGGCAGGCTATGGAGTAA
- a CDS encoding AAA family ATPase has translation MQGAVLETDDGSHAVIHLREKAMHQNSPEWSAAPLADRMRPRSLDEFVGQDAIIGPGRLLRRAIQADQLSSVIFSGPPGTGKTTLARIIANTTRAHFIAINAVLAGVKDIREAIDTAQQQRQQQQRRTLLFIDEVHRFNKAQQDALLPWVENGTVVLIGATTENPYFEVNKALVSRSRVFQLRSLDNQDLRRIVAQALRDPDRGYGRLAIQMEPEALSHLVNVANGDARALLNALELAVETTPPAADGTIPITLAVAEDSIQQRAVLYDKEGDAHFDTISAFIKSLRGSDPDAALYWLARMVYAGEDPRFIFRRMLILAGEDVGLADPQAIVVVNACATAFDRVGLPEGRYPLAQAALYLATAPKSNSVMGFFDALATIERERETEVPHHLKDASRDQHSLGHGAGYLYPHAYRDHWVAQQYLPASLQGQVFYQPSDQGYESQIQVQVARQREAQLAALVEGIGSTLPEGLTFGPSDRSRDRWLQRTLSQTGAQLAQVRDRLFALAHLQRHHLVLDLNAGSGLLTWEAVRQVPEGGVYACVRSTTDAVALTQQAQSLPELQRPMILETTLAQLPETLDRQAPGVRCDRCVGRNVLLHEADKAQAILVLAKLLHPGATIVLAESIPRQAQRLYALVDRASLKQQLYDRWVAAEETIYADATDPMVNWTPADLQIAFATAGLKAEIACEPILTDTRMSDSLFDRWFKQTGDRPSYATRLSQSLKPSEIKQIRDLMHQQLCDRIIPWASTIALIKATAL, from the coding sequence ATGCAAGGAGCTGTCCTGGAAACAGACGATGGCAGCCATGCGGTAATTCACCTCAGGGAAAAGGCCATGCATCAAAATTCGCCAGAATGGTCAGCAGCCCCCCTGGCTGACCGCATGCGACCCCGATCGCTGGATGAATTCGTGGGCCAGGATGCCATCATTGGGCCGGGACGACTCCTGAGACGGGCGATCCAGGCGGATCAACTCTCCTCCGTCATCTTCTCCGGTCCGCCGGGTACCGGCAAAACCACCCTGGCCCGGATTATCGCCAATACCACCCGCGCCCACTTTATCGCCATCAATGCTGTGCTGGCTGGCGTCAAGGATATTCGAGAGGCGATCGACACCGCCCAGCAACAACGGCAACAGCAACAGCGCCGCACCCTGCTGTTTATTGATGAAGTTCACCGCTTCAATAAAGCTCAACAGGATGCCCTACTGCCCTGGGTGGAAAATGGCACAGTGGTGCTAATTGGGGCCACGACCGAAAATCCATACTTTGAGGTGAATAAGGCCCTAGTCAGTCGATCGCGAGTGTTCCAGCTCCGGTCCCTGGACAATCAGGATTTGCGCCGGATTGTGGCCCAGGCACTCAGGGATCCAGACCGGGGCTATGGCCGACTTGCCATCCAGATGGAACCGGAGGCCCTGAGCCATCTGGTCAATGTGGCCAATGGGGACGCCAGGGCCTTGCTAAACGCTCTGGAACTGGCGGTTGAGACCACGCCCCCCGCAGCAGATGGCACCATCCCGATCACCCTGGCGGTGGCCGAAGACTCGATTCAGCAACGGGCTGTTCTCTACGACAAAGAGGGAGATGCCCACTTTGATACCATCAGTGCGTTCATCAAAAGCCTGCGGGGATCGGATCCAGATGCCGCTCTGTACTGGCTGGCCCGCATGGTCTACGCTGGGGAAGATCCCCGCTTCATCTTCCGCCGCATGCTGATCCTGGCCGGGGAAGATGTGGGTCTGGCCGATCCCCAGGCAATCGTAGTGGTGAATGCCTGTGCCACTGCCTTCGATCGGGTTGGCTTGCCCGAAGGTCGCTATCCCCTGGCGCAGGCTGCCCTCTACCTGGCCACGGCTCCCAAATCTAACAGTGTTATGGGCTTCTTCGATGCCCTGGCCACTATTGAGCGGGAGCGGGAAACCGAGGTCCCGCATCACCTCAAGGATGCCAGTCGGGATCAGCACAGCTTGGGTCATGGGGCAGGCTATCTCTACCCCCATGCCTATCGGGATCACTGGGTGGCCCAACAATATCTGCCTGCCAGTCTGCAGGGTCAGGTATTTTACCAGCCCTCCGATCAGGGGTATGAAAGCCAGATTCAGGTCCAGGTAGCTCGACAACGGGAAGCCCAACTGGCCGCCCTGGTTGAGGGCATCGGGTCAACCCTCCCGGAAGGGTTAACCTTCGGTCCCAGCGATCGCAGCCGTGATCGCTGGCTGCAACGGACCCTCAGCCAAACGGGAGCGCAGTTGGCCCAAGTCCGCGATCGGCTATTTGCCCTGGCCCACCTGCAACGCCACCATCTTGTTCTAGACCTGAATGCTGGTAGCGGTTTACTGACCTGGGAGGCCGTCCGCCAGGTGCCCGAAGGGGGGGTTTATGCCTGTGTCCGATCGACCACCGATGCCGTTGCCCTCACCCAACAGGCCCAATCCCTCCCAGAGCTACAACGGCCCATGATTCTGGAGACAACCCTGGCTCAACTGCCAGAGACCCTGGACCGGCAGGCCCCAGGGGTGCGCTGCGATCGCTGCGTGGGTCGGAACGTCCTCCTCCACGAAGCAGATAAAGCTCAGGCTATCCTAGTGTTGGCTAAGCTGCTCCATCCTGGAGCGACGATCGTCCTAGCCGAATCCATCCCCCGGCAGGCCCAACGTCTGTATGCCCTAGTCGATCGGGCCTCGCTCAAGCAGCAGCTCTACGATCGTTGGGTAGCAGCGGAAGAAACCATCTATGCAGATGCCACCGATCCCATGGTGAACTGGACTCCAGCAGACCTGCAAATTGCTTTTGCCACTGCCGGTCTCAAGGCTGAAATTGCCTGTGAGCCTATCCTCACAGATACCCGGATGAGCGACAGCCTCTTCGATCGCTGGTTCAAGCAAACTGGCGATCGGCCCAGCTACGCCACTCGCCTATCCCAGTCCCTGAAACCATCCGAAATCAAGCAGATCCGAGATCTCATGCACCAGCAACTGTGTGATCGGATCATCCCCTGGGCCAGCACGATCGCCCTGATCAAAGCCACCGCCCTGTAA
- the rpoD gene encoding RNA polymerase sigma factor RpoD, translating to MTQANNVLETIELLSSVSLREHGADAEQPDLDLDESFMEDDDQDEAFDAPSEEDDSKGGKARPGRKRAQAKKKHYTEDSIRLYLQEIGRIRLLRADEEIELARKIADLLELERIRESLCDKLEREPLDGEWASEVNMPLPAFRHRLHVGRRAKDKMVQSNLRLVVSIAKKYMNRGLSFQDLIQEGSLGLIRAAEKFDHEKGYKFSTYATWWIRQAITRAIADQSRTIRLPVHLYETISRIKKTTKLLSQEMGRKPTEEEIATRMEITIEKLRFIAKSAQLPISLETPIGKEEDSRLGDFIESDGETPEDQVSKSLLREDLEGVLGTLSPRERDVLRLRYGLDDGRMKTLEEIGQIFNVTRERIRQIEAKALRKLRHPNRNSVLKEYIR from the coding sequence ATGACCCAGGCCAATAATGTACTCGAAACCATCGAGTTGCTATCCTCCGTATCGCTTCGTGAGCATGGTGCTGACGCTGAGCAACCTGATCTTGATTTAGACGAGTCCTTTATGGAGGATGACGATCAGGATGAAGCCTTTGACGCTCCATCTGAGGAGGATGATAGTAAAGGCGGTAAGGCTCGGCCTGGGCGCAAGCGGGCACAGGCTAAGAAGAAGCATTATACGGAAGACTCGATTCGCCTCTATTTGCAGGAAATTGGCCGCATCCGCCTCTTGCGGGCTGATGAAGAAATTGAGTTGGCGCGGAAGATTGCCGATTTGCTAGAACTGGAGCGGATTCGGGAGAGCCTCTGTGACAAGCTGGAGCGGGAGCCTCTGGATGGAGAATGGGCCAGTGAAGTCAATATGCCGCTGCCTGCTTTCCGACATCGCCTGCATGTCGGTCGTCGTGCTAAAGACAAAATGGTTCAGTCTAACTTGCGATTGGTGGTTTCCATTGCGAAGAAGTACATGAACCGGGGTTTATCCTTCCAGGATTTGATTCAGGAAGGGAGCCTGGGCTTGATCCGGGCTGCTGAGAAGTTTGATCATGAGAAAGGTTACAAGTTTTCTACCTACGCTACCTGGTGGATTCGCCAAGCGATTACCCGTGCGATCGCGGATCAGTCCCGCACGATTCGCCTTCCCGTTCACTTGTACGAAACAATCTCTCGGATCAAAAAGACCACCAAGTTGCTTTCCCAGGAGATGGGGCGTAAGCCAACTGAAGAAGAGATTGCAACTCGAATGGAGATTACCATCGAGAAATTGAGATTTATTGCTAAGTCTGCCCAGTTACCCATTTCCCTGGAAACGCCCATTGGTAAAGAAGAAGATTCTCGCTTGGGAGACTTCATTGAGTCGGATGGGGAGACGCCGGAAGATCAGGTATCCAAGAGCTTGCTGCGGGAAGATTTGGAAGGGGTGCTGGGTACCCTGAGCCCCCGGGAGCGGGATGTTCTCCGCCTGCGCTATGGCCTGGATGATGGGCGGATGAAGACGCTGGAGGAAATTGGCCAGATCTTCAATGTGACCCGTGAGCGTATCCGTCAGATTGAAGCGAAGGCTCTGCGCAAATTACGGCATCCAAATCGCAATAGCGTTCTGAAGGAATATATCCGTTAA
- a CDS encoding EAL domain-containing response regulator, producing MSQPNLEAGKILIVDDHLNNLKVLSNALTHPGWEILVAVDGPSALAQVNYNQPDIVLLDVIMPIMDGFETCRRLKANPITRDIPVIFMTSLMDESKKLEGFEIGAVDYIVKPFTQAEVLARVRTHLRLGNLTRQMEAQNRQLQQVTEHLEQQVIERTFELSTTLASLQAVQTQLQYDALHDALTGLQNRAWLMQQLQGLIDRNTAQQNSLFAILFIDLDHFKVVNDSLGHLVGDELLRGVAQRLRNIGYPGTVTRFGGDEFVILMETISGIEQVTSLAGQIQEGLTLPFQLGYHSVCVGVSIGIALGVPEYQDPADVLRDADTALYQAKKQGRGGYMVFNAAIRTQTMARMQMENDLRQAIATLQTRTSQLSGFCLHYQPIVSLMRGEIAGFEALLRWSHPSGELILPGQFIPIAEETGLIHPLGRWVIGEACRQMQVWQKQFPQAAHWIVNVNISPVQLKQISLIPYISDTLQQTGLAKSRLKLELTESCLLDKATHEITVLNQLKDLGIRLCIDDFGTGYSSFSRLHELPIDTLKIDRSFVNRIGSEADSTEIIRTIMALAHSLSMDVVAEGIEVPLQQRQLEALHCEFGQGYLLFKPLDVETMTRLLHSLPRPVRE from the coding sequence ATGAGCCAGCCAAATCTGGAAGCGGGAAAAATTCTGATTGTGGACGATCATCTGAATAATTTAAAAGTATTGTCGAATGCCCTGACCCATCCCGGTTGGGAAATTTTGGTGGCGGTGGATGGCCCGAGTGCCCTGGCTCAGGTGAATTATAACCAGCCGGATATTGTGTTGCTGGATGTGATCATGCCGATCATGGATGGGTTTGAAACCTGCCGTCGGCTTAAAGCCAACCCGATCACCCGTGATATTCCCGTCATTTTTATGACGTCCCTGATGGATGAATCCAAGAAGCTGGAAGGGTTTGAGATCGGAGCTGTCGATTATATTGTGAAACCCTTTACCCAGGCAGAGGTGCTGGCCCGTGTCAGAACCCATTTAAGGCTGGGCAATCTCACCCGCCAGATGGAAGCTCAGAACCGGCAGCTACAGCAGGTGACCGAACATCTGGAGCAACAGGTGATTGAACGGACCTTTGAGCTATCGACCACATTAGCCAGCTTGCAGGCAGTTCAGACTCAGCTCCAATATGATGCCCTGCATGATGCGCTGACGGGATTGCAAAACCGGGCCTGGTTAATGCAGCAGTTGCAGGGCCTGATCGATCGAAATACCGCGCAGCAAAACAGTCTGTTTGCCATCCTGTTCATTGACCTGGATCACTTTAAGGTCGTGAATGATAGCCTGGGGCATTTGGTGGGGGACGAATTACTACGGGGAGTGGCGCAGCGTCTTCGGAATATCGGTTACCCGGGGACCGTGACGCGGTTTGGGGGAGATGAGTTTGTGATTCTGATGGAAACCATTTCTGGTATTGAGCAGGTCACTAGTCTGGCTGGTCAGATTCAGGAAGGGCTCACCCTGCCGTTTCAGTTGGGATACCACAGTGTCTGTGTCGGAGTCAGTATTGGCATTGCCCTGGGCGTGCCCGAATACCAGGATCCCGCAGATGTACTGCGGGATGCCGATACAGCCCTCTATCAAGCTAAAAAGCAGGGGCGAGGGGGATACATGGTCTTTAATGCGGCAATTCGCACCCAGACGATGGCTCGCATGCAGATGGAGAATGATCTGCGCCAAGCGATCGCAACGCTGCAAACCAGGACCTCTCAGTTATCGGGATTCTGTCTGCATTATCAGCCGATCGTCTCCCTCATGCGGGGTGAGATTGCTGGATTTGAAGCCCTGTTACGCTGGTCTCATCCTTCTGGCGAGTTGATTTTGCCCGGTCAATTCATTCCGATTGCGGAAGAAACAGGATTAATTCATCCCCTGGGCCGTTGGGTGATTGGTGAAGCCTGTCGGCAGATGCAAGTCTGGCAAAAGCAATTTCCCCAGGCCGCCCATTGGATCGTGAATGTCAACATTTCCCCTGTACAGCTCAAGCAAATCAGCTTGATTCCGTATATTTCTGATACGTTACAGCAAACGGGTCTGGCAAAAAGCCGTCTGAAACTGGAGTTGACTGAGAGTTGTTTACTAGACAAGGCTACCCATGAAATTACCGTCTTGAATCAGCTCAAAGACCTGGGTATTCGGCTTTGTATTGATGATTTTGGTACAGGGTACTCTTCCTTCAGCCGATTGCACGAACTGCCGATCGACACGCTGAAAATTGATCGTTCCTTTGTGAATCGCATTGGTTCAGAGGCAGATAGTACGGAAATTATCCGAACGATTATGGCTCTGGCCCATAGCCTTAGTATGGATGTGGTAGCCGAAGGAATTGAAGTTCCCTTGCAGCAACGCCAACTGGAAGCCCTGCATTGTGAGTTTGGGCAGGGCTATCTCCTGTTTAAGCCGCTGGATGTAGAGACGATGACCCGCTTACTCCATAGCCTGCCCCGGCCAGTTCGGGAATGA
- a CDS encoding response regulator: MTDAGIQGSRILIVDDSPNNLKVLCDVLEQTGWEIRVATDGESALQQVAYSQPDLILLDVMMPGMDGLETCRRLKADPALQKIPVMFITALADVRDKAEGYSLGAVDYITKPFDRNDILARIQTQLKIAHLNRQIQAQNAELQQLQQDLEQRVLDRTAQLATTLQELQQRQMSLLDAEKLFAMGALVAGLAYEMDMSLGAITTNLDHTSNYIRPLIALLRLYQTCYPNPDRQISQKQADMNLSDLIMDLPRVVATMTRSSERLTKLVRSIRQFSQPASNLAQPVDLHEGLDGVLLLLAHRLKGKPPYPSIQVVKEYGSLPPIVCYGDAINQVFLNLLVNALDALEDAWDQGYWADSPLRSGGREGERKSGPTLTIQTQIRGNHVLVSIANNGPGMSAEARANLFQPMFTTKPIGKGTGLGLSLSRRIVEEKQGGVLRCLSDPDQGTEFQIELPLQPAV; the protein is encoded by the coding sequence ATGACGGATGCAGGAATTCAAGGCAGTCGGATCCTAATTGTGGATGATAGCCCGAATAACCTTAAAGTTCTCTGTGATGTTCTGGAGCAGACAGGATGGGAAATTCGAGTGGCGACAGATGGTGAAAGTGCGTTGCAACAGGTGGCTTATAGTCAACCAGATCTGATTCTGCTGGATGTGATGATGCCAGGCATGGATGGCCTGGAAACCTGTAGAAGACTGAAGGCAGACCCTGCGTTACAGAAAATTCCGGTGATGTTCATAACCGCTCTGGCTGATGTGAGGGATAAGGCGGAGGGGTATAGCCTGGGGGCGGTGGACTATATTACCAAACCCTTTGACCGAAACGACATCCTGGCTCGAATTCAAACCCAACTCAAAATTGCTCACCTGAACCGCCAGATTCAGGCTCAAAATGCCGAATTGCAGCAACTGCAGCAGGATCTGGAGCAACGAGTTCTCGATCGCACCGCCCAACTTGCCACCACCCTTCAAGAGCTGCAGCAGCGCCAGATGAGCCTGCTGGATGCGGAAAAGCTGTTTGCGATGGGAGCCTTGGTTGCGGGTCTTGCTTATGAAATGGATATGTCCCTGGGGGCTATCACTACGAATCTGGACCATACCTCTAACTACATACGACCGTTAATTGCTCTGTTGCGCCTCTATCAAACCTGTTACCCCAATCCCGATCGTCAGATCAGCCAGAAACAAGCAGATATGAATCTCAGTGACCTGATTATGGATTTGCCCCGAGTGGTGGCTACCATGACCCGCAGCAGCGAACGCCTGACGAAATTGGTGCGATCGATCCGGCAGTTTTCTCAACCAGCGAGTAACCTGGCCCAACCTGTTGATTTGCATGAGGGGCTAGACGGGGTGTTGCTACTCCTGGCTCACCGGCTGAAGGGGAAGCCTCCCTATCCCTCGATTCAGGTGGTGAAGGAGTATGGTTCCCTGCCCCCGATCGTCTGCTATGGCGATGCCATCAACCAGGTTTTTCTGAATCTGCTGGTCAATGCCCTGGATGCTCTGGAGGATGCCTGGGATCAGGGATACTGGGCCGACTCTCCTCTCCGATCGGGGGGCAGGGAGGGGGAGCGAAAGTCTGGACCGACCCTGACGATTCAAACCCAAATTCGGGGCAACCATGTCCTGGTGAGTATTGCTAACAACGGTCCTGGGATGTCTGCTGAGGCCAGAGCCAATCTGTTTCAACCGATGTTTACAACGAAGCCGATCGGGAAAGGAACAGGATTGGGCCTATCGCTCAGTCGTCGAATTGTGGAGGAGAAGCAGGGTGGTGTCCTCAGATGTCTCTCAGACCCCGATCAGGGTACAGAATTTCAGATCGAGTTGCCGTTACAACCTGCGGTTTGA
- a CDS encoding PD-(D/E)XK nuclease family protein has translation MSPTNHFLPRLSLKSVWQNRKQYYLDQQGLALPSISTILNATKPAEDWERLMNWKQRVGAVEASRIAATASRRGTGTHRQIERYLAGEAIDCPDGVKPYWESIQPVLQEIDAVRLLESPVLHYDVGYAGQVDCVASYQGTPCICEWKTADRPKESWEGLYDYPLQVVAYCGAVNHSYQNYGLQVNHGLLVIALPDQAAEIFWFEPDTIRKYWQQWHQRVLTYQRRQARSPKSYL, from the coding sequence ATGTCCCCAACGAATCACTTCCTGCCGCGTCTTTCCTTGAAATCAGTCTGGCAAAATCGCAAACAATATTATCTGGATCAGCAAGGGCTGGCCTTACCCAGTATCAGTACGATTCTCAATGCCACGAAACCAGCGGAGGATTGGGAAAGGCTGATGAATTGGAAACAGCGGGTGGGTGCGGTAGAGGCTAGCCGGATTGCGGCGACGGCAAGTCGGCGGGGAACAGGGACCCATCGCCAGATTGAGCGTTATCTGGCTGGAGAAGCGATCGACTGTCCAGATGGCGTCAAACCTTACTGGGAAAGTATCCAGCCAGTTTTGCAGGAGATTGATGCGGTCCGCCTGCTGGAGAGTCCGGTGCTGCACTATGATGTGGGCTACGCCGGTCAGGTGGATTGTGTGGCCAGCTATCAGGGGACTCCCTGTATCTGTGAGTGGAAAACTGCCGATCGGCCCAAGGAGTCCTGGGAGGGACTCTATGACTATCCCCTCCAGGTTGTTGCCTACTGTGGCGCGGTAAATCACTCCTATCAGAACTATGGGTTGCAGGTGAACCATGGGTTGCTGGTCATTGCGCTTCCGGACCAGGCTGCTGAGATCTTCTGGTTTGAACCCGATACGATCCGAAAATACTGGCAGCAGTGGCACCAGAGAGTTCTGACCTATCAACGGCGACAGGCCCGATCGCCAAAGTCCTATCTGTGA
- a CDS encoding DUF1830 domain-containing protein, whose translation MPQLLDPVPSDNSDRIVCSYVNATSKIQVVRISNIPNWYFERVVFPGQQLLFETLPEAQLEIHTGMMASAILSDRIPCDRLMVEDAGYPSIDPANQQSIEEENEGPNLSVTAPPPALTSTIE comes from the coding sequence ATGCCCCAGCTCCTTGATCCCGTCCCCTCGGACAACTCAGATCGGATTGTTTGCAGCTATGTGAATGCCACCAGCAAGATTCAGGTGGTTCGGATCAGTAATATTCCCAACTGGTATTTTGAACGGGTTGTTTTTCCGGGGCAACAACTCCTCTTCGAAACCTTACCCGAAGCCCAACTGGAAATCCATACGGGAATGATGGCCAGTGCCATTCTGTCCGATCGAATTCCTTGCGATCGGCTAATGGTAGAAGACGCAGGCTACCCCTCCATCGATCCAGCTAACCAGCAAAGTATCGAAGAAGAGAACGAAGGGCCAAACCTATCTGTCACGGCACCCCCTCCCGCCCTGACCTCTACGATCGAGTAG
- a CDS encoding polysaccharide deacetylase family protein gives MQFALVLPLLYRMLQPLFPDCLWSLEQELRHDQPGGGPKQVALTFDDGPHPQYTPELLSVLRHYDVKASFFCLGACVEYFPEVCRALYDQGHWIGLHGYDHRGFHRLSAETLKESLEKTQTAIARACGLDPIDAKTQMRDVRPPNGLFTPATLSLLHQWDYRPVMWSVVPEDWVRPGVTVVVHRVMQQVQRGSLIVLHDGYWGGQDVAGIADQIISLLLKQGYEFVLVEEFWRLKKSRFRH, from the coding sequence GTGCAATTCGCTCTTGTCCTGCCTCTTTTGTACCGGATGCTCCAACCGCTGTTTCCAGATTGCCTGTGGTCGTTGGAGCAGGAATTGCGGCATGACCAGCCTGGAGGGGGTCCGAAACAGGTTGCCTTGACTTTTGATGATGGCCCTCATCCTCAATACACGCCTGAATTGCTATCAGTGCTGAGACATTACGATGTCAAAGCCAGTTTTTTTTGTTTGGGGGCCTGTGTAGAGTACTTTCCCGAAGTCTGCAGGGCACTCTATGATCAGGGCCATTGGATTGGGTTACATGGGTATGACCATCGGGGATTTCACAGACTTTCTGCTGAGACTCTGAAGGAGAGTTTGGAAAAAACTCAGACCGCGATCGCGCGGGCCTGCGGCCTTGATCCAATTGACGCTAAAACTCAGATGCGGGATGTGCGGCCCCCCAATGGACTGTTCACCCCCGCAACTTTGAGCCTGTTGCATCAGTGGGACTATCGGCCTGTGATGTGGAGTGTGGTGCCGGAAGATTGGGTTCGACCCGGGGTTACGGTTGTGGTTCATCGGGTTATGCAACAGGTGCAACGGGGCTCCCTCATTGTTCTGCATGACGGGTACTGGGGAGGGCAGGATGTTGCCGGGATAGCGGATCAAATCATTTCCTTGCTGTTAAAACAGGGGTATGAGTTTGTGCTGGTCGAAGAGTTTTGGCGGCTCAAGAAATCCCGTTTTCGCCACTAG